A window of Amycolatopsis australiensis contains these coding sequences:
- a CDS encoding nitrilase-related carbon-nitrogen hydrolase — translation MIKAAVDHIATAASQGAQVVCLQELFYGPYFCQVQDADYYSYTEAIPDGPTTKLMQEVAERHGIVLIVPMYEVEQPGVYYNTAAVIDADGTYLGKYRKNHIPQVKGFWEKFYFRPGNLGYPVFDTAVGRIGVYICYERHFPEGWRALGLAGAKIVFNPSATSRSLSQYLWRLEQPAAAVANEYFVGAINRVGVEPLGDNDFYGQTYFVDPRGQLVGDAASDTEDEVVVRDLDLGLLDEVRNTWAFYRDRRPDTYGPLTEA, via the coding sequence ATGATCAAGGCGGCGGTCGACCACATCGCCACCGCCGCCTCGCAGGGCGCCCAGGTCGTCTGCCTCCAGGAACTGTTCTACGGGCCGTACTTCTGCCAGGTGCAGGACGCCGACTACTACTCCTACACCGAGGCCATCCCCGACGGTCCGACGACCAAGCTGATGCAGGAGGTCGCCGAGCGCCACGGCATCGTGCTCATCGTGCCGATGTACGAGGTCGAGCAGCCCGGCGTGTACTACAACACCGCCGCGGTGATCGACGCCGACGGCACGTACCTCGGCAAGTACCGCAAGAACCACATCCCGCAGGTGAAGGGGTTCTGGGAGAAGTTCTACTTCCGGCCCGGCAACCTCGGCTACCCGGTGTTCGACACGGCCGTGGGCCGCATCGGCGTCTACATCTGCTACGAGCGGCACTTCCCGGAGGGCTGGCGCGCGCTCGGCCTGGCCGGGGCGAAGATCGTGTTCAACCCCTCGGCGACCAGCCGCAGCCTGTCGCAGTACCTGTGGCGGCTGGAGCAGCCGGCGGCCGCGGTGGCGAACGAGTACTTCGTCGGCGCGATCAACCGGGTCGGCGTGGAACCGCTGGGCGACAACGACTTCTACGGCCAGACGTACTTCGTCGACCCGCGCGGCCAGCTGGTCGGCGACGCCGCGTCCGACACCGAAGACGAGGTCGTGGTGCGCGACCTCGACCTGGGCCTGCTCGACGAGGTCCGGAACACGTGGGCGTTCTACCGCGACCGCCGCCCGGACACCTACGGCCCGCTCACGGAGGCCTGA
- a CDS encoding DUF4153 domain-containing protein — MPPAVLPAAGLAGVAGALLVPVDRPGIGWVLAGLAVAGAVFGAARRSGATGSFTWRSAGWAFLALALLGMGAVRASGWLFVLCVLGAVVTGSLAVVGERTVHSVCYDMLAVPVEALRSIPWAGRGVGRFAARRDGVARRIALAVLAAAALVAVFVPLLVSADAAFAAVVNAVIPDLGVDVLVRWCCVFAVVALVVAGSCYFLAAPPRRASNDSPKRTRHSLEWTVPLVVLVLLFSAFVGVRLVVLFGGTGYVLRTSGLTSAEYARSGFWQLCAVTVLTLAIVAAALRWAPNAAKADRLRQRVLLGALSALSLVLVGSALSRMWTYQEAYGFTVLRLLVEVCELWFGAVFVLVLGSLVKLRPAWLPRAAIGTAAAALLTLAVLDPERLIADANLDRAAGGKPLDAHYLAGFSADVVPVVSARLPEPLRTCVLREVLATDTPDGWPAWNLSRATAREVTLGQCG, encoded by the coding sequence ATGCCGCCCGCCGTCCTTCCCGCCGCCGGGCTGGCCGGTGTCGCCGGGGCCCTGCTCGTGCCCGTCGATCGACCTGGGATCGGGTGGGTGCTCGCCGGGCTGGCCGTTGCCGGGGCCGTTTTCGGGGCCGCTCGGCGTTCCGGGGCGACCGGGTCGTTCACCTGGCGCAGTGCCGGGTGGGCCTTCCTCGCCCTCGCGCTGCTCGGCATGGGTGCCGTGCGAGCCTCCGGGTGGCTTTTCGTCCTCTGCGTGCTCGGGGCCGTCGTCACCGGGTCGCTCGCCGTCGTCGGGGAACGGACCGTCCACTCCGTCTGCTACGACATGCTTGCCGTCCCCGTCGAGGCCCTGCGCTCGATCCCCTGGGCCGGGCGCGGCGTCGGACGGTTCGCCGCCCGGCGCGACGGTGTCGCCCGGCGGATCGCCCTCGCCGTCCTCGCCGCCGCCGCGCTCGTTGCCGTCTTCGTACCGCTGCTCGTCAGCGCCGACGCCGCCTTCGCCGCTGTCGTCAACGCTGTCATCCCCGATCTCGGTGTCGACGTCCTCGTGCGCTGGTGCTGCGTGTTCGCCGTCGTCGCGTTGGTCGTCGCCGGGTCGTGCTACTTCCTTGCCGCGCCACCGCGTCGCGCGTCGAACGACAGTCCGAAGAGGACGCGACACAGTCTGGAGTGGACGGTTCCGCTCGTCGTCCTGGTGCTGCTGTTCAGTGCCTTCGTCGGCGTACGGCTGGTGGTGCTGTTCGGCGGCACCGGATACGTCCTGCGCACCAGCGGCCTGACGTCCGCCGAGTACGCCCGCAGCGGCTTCTGGCAGCTGTGCGCGGTCACCGTCCTGACGCTGGCGATCGTCGCGGCGGCCCTGCGCTGGGCCCCGAACGCGGCCAAGGCCGACCGGCTCCGGCAGCGCGTCCTGCTCGGGGCGCTGAGCGCGCTGAGCCTGGTGCTCGTCGGCTCGGCACTGAGTCGCATGTGGACATACCAGGAGGCGTACGGCTTCACGGTCCTGCGGCTGCTCGTCGAGGTCTGCGAACTGTGGTTCGGCGCGGTCTTCGTGCTGGTCCTCGGGTCACTGGTCAAGCTGCGCCCGGCATGGCTGCCCCGGGCGGCGATCGGCACGGCCGCCGCGGCGCTGCTGACGCTGGCCGTCCTCGACCCCGAACGTCTCATCGCCGACGCCAACCTCGACCGCGCGGCCGGCGGCAAGCCCCTGGACGCGCACTACCTCGCCGGCTTCTCGGCCGACGTCGTCCCGGTGGTGTCGGCCCGGCTGCCGGAACCGCTGCGGACGTGCGTGCTGCGCGAAGTCCTGGCCACCGACACCCCGGACGGCTGGCCGGCCTGGAACCTGAGCCGCGCGACAGCCCGCGAGGTGACGCTCGGTCAGTGCGGCTGA
- a CDS encoding SSI family serine proteinase inhibitor: MAILPFAACLMSLSCLAPAQPPASTLQLTSHDTANHIGAVVLTCDPPGGTHPHRDKACAVLDGVDGDFSRINARHQACTLIYAPVDVTAAGTWRGKPVSYRTTYPNHCAADRDSDGVFGF, encoded by the coding sequence ATGGCCATCCTTCCCTTCGCCGCCTGCCTGATGAGCTTGAGCTGCCTGGCGCCCGCGCAGCCGCCGGCGTCGACGCTGCAGCTGACGAGCCACGACACCGCCAACCACATCGGCGCGGTGGTCCTGACCTGCGACCCGCCCGGCGGCACGCACCCCCACCGGGACAAGGCGTGCGCGGTGCTCGACGGCGTCGACGGCGACTTCTCCCGGATCAACGCCCGCCACCAGGCGTGCACGCTGATCTACGCGCCGGTGGACGTGACGGCGGCCGGCACGTGGCGCGGAAAGCCGGTGTCGTACCGCACGACATACCCCAACCACTGCGCGGCGGACCGCGATTCGGACGGCGTCTTCGGCTTCTGA
- a CDS encoding TIGR03842 family LLM class F420-dependent oxidoreductase: protein MDFGIVLQTDPPARDVVRLMKDAEDCGFRYGWTFDSCVLWQEPFVIYSAILAATSSMIVGPMVTSPGTRDWSVMASTFATLNDMYGNRTVCGIGRGDSAHRVIGKPPSTLATVRDCMRVVKDLAEGREVTMNETTVRIPWVTNGQLEMWMAGYGPKALKTVGEHADGFILQCADPAIARWTIGAVRDAARAAGRDPGGITICVAAPAYVGDDLPHQREQLRWFGGMVGNHVADLVARYGSSGAVPRELTDYIREREGYDYSHHGKAGNPSTEFVPDEIVDRFCLLGPASAHVERLQELAELGVDQFSLYLMHDDREATLASYGAQIIPKLTT from the coding sequence ATGGATTTCGGGATCGTGCTGCAGACCGACCCGCCCGCGCGGGACGTCGTGCGGCTCATGAAGGACGCCGAAGACTGCGGGTTCCGCTACGGGTGGACGTTCGACTCCTGCGTGCTCTGGCAGGAGCCGTTCGTCATCTACTCCGCGATCCTCGCCGCCACGTCGTCCATGATCGTGGGCCCGATGGTGACCAGCCCCGGAACCCGCGACTGGTCCGTGATGGCGTCGACCTTCGCCACGCTCAACGACATGTACGGCAACCGGACCGTCTGCGGCATCGGCCGCGGCGACTCCGCGCACCGGGTGATCGGCAAGCCACCGTCCACTTTGGCCACCGTGCGCGACTGCATGCGCGTGGTCAAGGACCTCGCCGAAGGCCGCGAGGTGACCATGAACGAGACGACCGTGCGGATCCCGTGGGTCACCAACGGGCAGCTCGAGATGTGGATGGCCGGGTACGGGCCGAAGGCGCTGAAGACCGTCGGCGAGCACGCCGACGGCTTCATCCTCCAGTGCGCGGACCCGGCGATCGCGCGCTGGACCATCGGCGCGGTCCGCGACGCGGCCCGGGCGGCCGGCCGCGACCCGGGCGGCATCACGATCTGCGTCGCGGCCCCCGCGTACGTCGGCGACGACCTACCCCACCAGCGCGAACAGCTGCGCTGGTTCGGCGGGATGGTCGGCAACCACGTCGCGGACCTCGTGGCCCGCTACGGCTCGTCCGGCGCGGTGCCGCGCGAACTGACCGACTACATCCGCGAACGGGAAGGCTACGACTACAGCCACCACGGCAAAGCGGGCAACCCGTCGACGGAGTTCGTCCCGGACGAGATCGTCGACCGCTTCTGCCTGCTGGGCCCGGCATCGGCGCACGTCGAGCGGCTGCAGGAACTGGCCGAGCTGGGCGTGGACCAGTTCTCGCTGTACCTGATGCACGACGACCGCGAAGCGACGCTGGCGTCCTACGGAGCCCAGATCATCCCGAAGCTCACCACCTGA
- the hydA gene encoding dihydropyrimidinase yields the protein MTTLISGGQVVSPSGALRADVLVDGETIAAVGAPGTLSGDETIDATGKYVLPGGIDAHTHMEMPFGGTHSVDTFSTGTTAAAWGGTTTIIDFAVQAKGTSLLSTLDKWHAKADGNCAIDYGFHMIVSDVNDQSLKEMEACVDAGVGSFKMFMAYPGVFYSTDGEILLAMQKAREIGATIMMHAENGIAIDQLAAQAFAAGNIDPVQHGLTRPPELEGEATSRAIQLAKVTGSPLYIVHLSASQALAAVAEARNEGQNVFAETCPQYLYLSIEDLAKPGFEGAKYVASPPLREKSHQADLWRGLRTNDLSVVSTDHCPFCFKDQKELGRGDFRAIPNGMPGVEHRMDLLHQGVVAGRLTLGRWVETCSTTPARMFGLYPRKGIIAAGSDADIVIYDPAATQTLSAETHHMNVDYSAYEGFEITGRVHTVLSRGRVVVSPDGFTGSTSHGKFLSRSLNQYLN from the coding sequence ATGACCACGCTCATCAGTGGTGGCCAGGTCGTTTCGCCGTCCGGCGCGCTCCGGGCGGACGTCCTCGTCGACGGCGAGACCATCGCCGCCGTCGGGGCGCCCGGGACGCTGAGCGGCGACGAGACCATCGACGCCACCGGGAAGTACGTGCTGCCCGGCGGGATCGACGCGCACACGCACATGGAGATGCCGTTCGGCGGCACGCACTCCGTCGACACCTTCTCGACCGGCACCACGGCGGCCGCGTGGGGCGGGACGACGACGATCATCGACTTCGCCGTGCAGGCCAAGGGCACGTCCCTGTTGTCCACTTTGGACAAGTGGCACGCCAAGGCCGACGGCAACTGCGCGATCGACTACGGCTTCCACATGATCGTGTCCGACGTCAACGACCAGTCGCTGAAGGAAATGGAAGCCTGCGTCGACGCCGGGGTCGGCAGCTTCAAGATGTTCATGGCCTATCCGGGGGTGTTCTACTCCACGGACGGGGAAATCCTGCTGGCGATGCAGAAAGCGCGCGAAATCGGCGCTACGATCATGATGCACGCGGAGAACGGCATCGCGATCGACCAGCTGGCGGCGCAGGCGTTCGCCGCGGGCAACATCGACCCCGTCCAACACGGCCTGACCCGGCCGCCGGAACTGGAAGGAGAAGCGACGTCGCGGGCGATCCAGCTCGCGAAGGTCACCGGCTCGCCACTGTACATCGTGCACCTGTCGGCGTCGCAGGCGCTGGCGGCAGTGGCGGAAGCGCGCAACGAAGGCCAGAACGTCTTCGCCGAGACGTGCCCGCAGTACCTCTATCTGTCCATTGAGGACCTGGCCAAGCCGGGCTTCGAGGGCGCGAAGTACGTGGCGTCGCCGCCGTTGCGGGAGAAGTCGCATCAGGCGGACCTGTGGCGCGGGCTGCGGACGAACGACCTGTCCGTCGTGTCCACCGACCACTGCCCGTTCTGCTTCAAAGACCAGAAGGAGCTCGGGCGCGGCGACTTCCGCGCCATCCCGAACGGGATGCCCGGCGTCGAGCACCGGATGGACCTGCTGCACCAGGGCGTCGTCGCCGGCCGGCTGACGCTCGGGCGGTGGGTCGAGACGTGCTCGACGACACCGGCGCGGATGTTCGGGCTGTACCCGAGGAAGGGGATCATCGCGGCAGGTTCGGACGCCGACATCGTGATCTACGACCCGGCGGCGACACAGACGCTGTCGGCCGAGACGCACCACATGAACGTGGACTACTCCGCCTACGAGGGGTTCGAGATCACCGGGCGCGTGCACACCGTCCTTTCCCGGGGACGCGTCGTGGTGTCGCCGGACGGGTTCACCGGGTCGACGTCGCACGGCAAATTCCTGTCCCGGTCGTTGAACCAGTACCTGAACTGA
- a CDS encoding type I restriction endonuclease → MDIAERAQALALKIRKHKDGIETEEATKNAFVMPFISTVLGYDVFNPAEVIPEFTADVGTKRGEKIDYAIVHDGQVQVLVEAKKINDPLRIEHASQLFRYFAVTNARIAILTNGQVYEFYTDLDAPNRMDAKPFLVLDFADIDDTLLPELAKLTKESFDLDSVISAAGELKYIGQLKRILAAQFKEPEDDWVKFLTTRVYEGAFTQRVREQFGPLVAKASRQFLNEQVNDRLKNALGGPDAYVSVSSGSSQPEQPQPAPSDDNAASQENERVVTTEEELEGYRIVRAIVCAEVPASRVAARDTQTYFGVLLDDNNRKPIARLWFNRSKKYLGVFDENKVETRLPISTVEDIYQHADHLRNTVARYVGRPQAAGPEPVAPSQPTGTW, encoded by the coding sequence ATGGACATCGCGGAGCGCGCGCAAGCACTGGCCCTGAAGATCCGCAAGCACAAGGACGGAATCGAAACCGAAGAGGCGACCAAGAACGCCTTCGTGATGCCGTTCATCAGCACTGTCCTCGGTTACGACGTGTTCAACCCGGCCGAGGTGATCCCCGAGTTCACCGCGGACGTGGGCACGAAGCGCGGCGAGAAGATCGACTACGCGATCGTGCACGACGGTCAGGTGCAGGTGCTCGTCGAAGCCAAGAAGATCAACGACCCGCTCCGCATCGAACACGCCTCGCAGCTGTTCCGCTATTTCGCCGTCACGAACGCCCGGATCGCCATCCTGACCAACGGCCAGGTGTACGAGTTCTACACCGATCTCGACGCGCCGAACCGCATGGATGCCAAGCCGTTCCTCGTCCTGGACTTCGCGGACATCGACGACACCCTGCTCCCCGAGCTGGCCAAGCTCACGAAGGAATCCTTCGACCTCGATTCGGTCATCAGCGCCGCCGGCGAACTGAAGTACATCGGACAGCTGAAGCGCATTCTCGCCGCGCAGTTCAAGGAACCCGAAGACGATTGGGTGAAGTTCCTGACGACGCGGGTGTACGAAGGCGCGTTCACCCAGCGGGTGCGTGAGCAGTTCGGTCCGCTGGTGGCCAAGGCGAGCCGCCAGTTCCTGAACGAGCAGGTCAACGACCGGCTCAAGAACGCACTCGGCGGCCCCGACGCCTACGTCAGCGTGTCGAGCGGCTCCTCCCAACCCGAGCAGCCGCAGCCTGCGCCGTCCGACGACAACGCTGCTTCCCAAGAGAACGAACGAGTGGTCACGACCGAAGAGGAACTCGAGGGCTATCGGATCGTCCGCGCGATCGTCTGCGCGGAGGTGCCCGCCTCCCGGGTCGCCGCGCGGGACACCCAGACCTACTTCGGCGTTCTCCTGGACGACAACAACCGGAAGCCGATCGCCCGGCTGTGGTTCAACCGGTCGAAGAAGTACCTCGGCGTGTTCGACGAGAACAAGGTCGAGACCCGGCTGCCGATTTCCACGGTCGAGGACATCTACCAGCACGCGGACCACCTGCGGAACACGGTGGCGAGATACGTCGGACGGCCACAGGCCGCGGGTCCGGAGCCGGTTGCGCCGTCTCAACCCACCGGTACCTGGTAG
- a CDS encoding serine hydrolase domain-containing protein → MAELKVEVDPAEAGFDADRLKRIDAHFDRYVGSGRLPGWLAVVSRQGRIVHAGRGGYRDVEAEAPVETDTLWRIFSMTKPITSVAAMILAEEGLLELDDPISRWLPEFAEPRVYVKGSALKPLTEPATEPIRVWHLLTHTAGLTYGFHHGHPVDAMYRAAGFEWGTPPGLDLAACCAKWASLPLVFQPGSEWNYSVATDVLGRVVEVVSGQPLDEFFAARIFTPLGMADTGFVASSVSRLAALYVPDPASGRAVRNDAFGRLGTSAPECLSGGGGLVSSAADYWRFTEMLLRGGELDGIRLLSPRTVALMTSNHLPGHVDLEEFGRPLFAEMPFDGHGFGLGFSVLEDPVKARTLSSPGEFAWGGAASTAFWVDPDEDLTVGFYTQLLPSSTYRLRSQLRQLVYQALVD, encoded by the coding sequence ATGGCAGAACTCAAGGTGGAGGTCGACCCGGCGGAAGCCGGCTTCGACGCGGACCGGCTGAAGCGGATCGACGCGCACTTCGACCGGTATGTCGGCAGCGGACGGTTGCCGGGCTGGCTCGCGGTGGTGAGCAGGCAGGGCCGGATCGTCCACGCCGGCCGCGGCGGGTACCGGGACGTCGAGGCGGAAGCGCCGGTGGAGACGGACACGCTGTGGCGGATCTTCTCGATGACGAAACCGATCACGTCGGTCGCCGCGATGATCCTCGCCGAAGAGGGCCTGCTGGAGCTGGACGACCCGATCTCGCGGTGGCTGCCGGAGTTCGCCGAGCCGCGCGTGTACGTGAAGGGGTCGGCGCTGAAGCCGCTGACCGAGCCGGCCACCGAGCCCATCCGCGTCTGGCACCTGCTGACGCACACGGCCGGCCTGACGTACGGCTTCCACCACGGCCACCCGGTGGACGCGATGTACCGCGCGGCGGGCTTCGAGTGGGGCACGCCGCCGGGGCTGGATCTGGCCGCGTGCTGCGCGAAGTGGGCGTCGCTGCCGCTGGTGTTCCAGCCGGGCTCGGAATGGAACTACTCGGTGGCGACGGACGTGCTGGGCCGGGTCGTCGAGGTCGTGTCGGGGCAGCCGCTGGACGAGTTCTTCGCGGCACGGATCTTCACGCCGTTGGGCATGGCGGACACGGGCTTCGTGGCTTCGTCGGTTTCGCGCCTGGCGGCGTTGTACGTGCCGGACCCGGCTTCGGGCCGCGCGGTCCGCAACGACGCGTTCGGCCGCCTGGGCACGTCCGCCCCGGAATGCCTGTCGGGCGGCGGCGGTCTGGTGTCCTCGGCAGCGGACTACTGGCGCTTCACGGAGATGCTGCTACGCGGCGGCGAGCTGGATGGCATCCGGCTGCTGTCCCCGCGCACGGTGGCGCTGATGACGAGCAACCACCTCCCGGGCCACGTGGACCTGGAGGAGTTCGGCCGCCCGCTGTTCGCGGAGATGCCGTTCGACGGCCACGGCTTCGGACTGGGCTTTTCGGTGCTGGAGGACCCGGTGAAGGCCCGAACCCTGTCCTCACCGGGCGAGTTCGCCTGGGGCGGCGCGGCTTCGACGGCGTTCTGGGTCGACCCGGACGAGGATCTGACGGTCGGGTTCTACACGCAGCTGCTCCCGTCGAGCACATACCGGCTGCGCTCCCAGCTGCGGCAGCTGGTGTACCAGGCCCTGGTCGACTGA
- a CDS encoding response regulator, whose product MLVVEDDVTIAASIAARLRAEGFTVDVAHDGPAAVEADAAGEPELVVLDVMLPGFDGLEVCRRIQGRRPVPVLMLTARADETDMLVGLGVGADDYLTKPFSMRVLTARVHALLRRVQRSSSGASGARIVLGDLEIDVDQRRVARAGVAAQLTPIEFDLLVYFARRPRVVQPRERLLSEVWDWDVHGTSAGTRAVDSHIKALRRKLGADLIRTVHGVGYALEAGS is encoded by the coding sequence GTGCTCGTCGTCGAGGACGACGTCACGATCGCCGCGTCGATCGCGGCCCGGCTGCGGGCCGAGGGGTTCACCGTGGACGTCGCCCACGACGGGCCGGCCGCGGTCGAGGCCGACGCGGCGGGGGAGCCGGAGCTGGTGGTGCTGGACGTCATGCTCCCGGGGTTCGACGGCCTGGAGGTCTGCCGCCGGATCCAGGGACGGCGGCCGGTGCCGGTGCTCATGCTGACCGCGCGGGCCGACGAGACGGACATGCTGGTCGGCCTCGGGGTCGGCGCCGACGACTACCTCACGAAGCCGTTCTCGATGCGGGTGCTCACCGCGCGGGTGCACGCGCTGCTGCGGCGGGTGCAGCGGTCGTCGTCGGGTGCTTCGGGGGCCCGGATCGTGCTCGGCGACCTCGAGATCGACGTCGACCAGCGGCGCGTCGCCCGGGCCGGCGTCGCGGCGCAGCTGACGCCGATCGAGTTCGACCTGCTGGTGTACTTCGCGCGGCGGCCCCGGGTGGTGCAGCCGCGGGAACGGCTGCTGTCGGAGGTGTGGGACTGGGACGTGCACGGCACGTCGGCGGGCACCCGGGCGGTCGACAGCCACATCAAGGCGCTGCGGCGGAAACTCGGCGCGGACCTCATCCGGACCGTGCACGGCGTCGGCTACGCGCTGGAGGCGGGCTCGTGA
- a CDS encoding NCS1 family nucleobase:cation symporter-1: protein MAPTPASERVHDDGRVELDPAGVRSLEGSRFFNEELAPVPVARRTWTTYNYFALWMGMAHNIPSYALAASLIALGMNWVQALITITIGNLIVLAPMLLNSHAGTKYGIPFPVFARAFYGVRGANLAALLRAFIACGWFGIQTWVGGEAIYVILGRLLGSGWRDSAVVAGQHWTLWLSFVVFWIGQMLIIWRGMEAVRRFENWTAPLVSVGFLIMLGYVLVKAGGFGPILADPGKLGWGAGFWKVFAPSLMAMIAFWSTLSLNMPDFTRFGGSQRKQVRGQVLGLPTTMTFIAIVAILTTSGGHVLYGQDLWDPAQLADKFSSPAVVVVALVALVLATISANLAANVVSPSYDFSNAFPKKITFAVGGGITGVIGILIQPWRLYSDPNIYIFAWLGFYGGLLGAVAGVLVAGYWVVSRTKLRLKDLYTPDGVYWFSGGWNWRALVATLVGALLAVGGAYGGPFPADGIIPFLKPLYDYNWVVGLVGAFVVFAALALPAPKEEFSERGSSRIDPAAVDG, encoded by the coding sequence ATGGCGCCGACACCCGCATCCGAGCGTGTGCACGACGACGGCCGGGTCGAGCTCGACCCCGCCGGCGTCCGGTCTCTCGAAGGCAGCCGGTTCTTCAACGAGGAGCTGGCCCCCGTCCCCGTCGCGAGACGGACCTGGACCACCTACAACTACTTCGCGCTCTGGATGGGGATGGCCCACAACATCCCCAGCTACGCCCTGGCCGCGTCGCTGATCGCGCTCGGCATGAACTGGGTCCAGGCGCTGATCACGATCACCATCGGCAACCTGATCGTGCTCGCGCCGATGCTGCTCAACAGCCACGCCGGCACGAAGTACGGCATCCCGTTCCCGGTGTTCGCCCGCGCGTTCTACGGCGTGCGCGGCGCCAACCTGGCCGCGTTGCTGCGCGCGTTCATCGCCTGCGGCTGGTTCGGCATCCAGACCTGGGTCGGCGGCGAAGCCATCTACGTCATCCTCGGCCGCCTCCTCGGCTCGGGGTGGCGCGACTCCGCCGTGGTCGCCGGGCAGCACTGGACGCTGTGGCTGTCGTTCGTCGTGTTCTGGATCGGCCAGATGCTCATCATCTGGCGCGGCATGGAGGCGGTCCGCCGGTTCGAGAACTGGACGGCGCCGCTGGTGTCGGTCGGCTTCCTGATCATGCTCGGCTACGTGCTGGTGAAGGCGGGCGGGTTCGGCCCGATCCTGGCCGATCCCGGCAAGCTGGGCTGGGGCGCCGGATTCTGGAAGGTGTTCGCGCCGTCGCTGATGGCGATGATCGCGTTCTGGTCGACGCTGTCGCTGAACATGCCGGACTTCACCCGCTTCGGCGGCAGCCAGCGCAAGCAGGTCCGCGGGCAGGTCCTCGGCCTGCCGACGACGATGACGTTCATCGCGATCGTGGCCATCCTGACCACCTCCGGCGGGCACGTCCTCTACGGCCAGGACCTCTGGGACCCGGCGCAGCTGGCCGACAAGTTCTCCAGCCCGGCCGTCGTCGTGGTCGCGCTAGTCGCGCTGGTGCTCGCCACCATCTCGGCGAACCTGGCGGCCAACGTGGTCAGCCCGTCCTACGACTTCTCCAACGCGTTCCCTAAGAAGATCACCTTCGCCGTCGGCGGTGGGATCACGGGTGTCATCGGCATCCTCATCCAGCCGTGGCGGCTGTACTCGGACCCGAACATCTACATCTTCGCCTGGCTCGGCTTCTACGGCGGCCTGCTCGGCGCGGTGGCCGGGGTGCTCGTCGCCGGCTACTGGGTCGTCAGCCGCACGAAGCTGCGCCTGAAGGACCTCTACACACCCGATGGGGTGTATTGGTTCAGCGGCGGCTGGAACTGGCGCGCGCTGGTCGCCACGCTGGTGGGAGCGCTTCTCGCGGTCGGTGGTGCCTACGGGGGGCCGTTCCCCGCCGACGGCATCATCCCGTTCCTCAAGCCCCTTTACGACTACAACTGGGTGGTCGGCCTGGTCGGCGCGTTCGTCGTCTTCGCCGCTCTCGCCCTGCCCGCACCGAAGGAGGAGTTCAGTGAGCGTGGTTCGAGCCGGATTGATCCAGCAGCGGTGGACGGGTGA
- a CDS encoding HAMP domain-containing sensor histidine kinase — protein MNLVPRPLDRIRSIKLKLAILMVASGGIAFAFFNWQIGWLPPRTTVTAMVLALLLSQVLAHGMTRPLREMTAAARAMAKGDYTRRIRATTRDEVGELARAFNQMAADLGDADRQRRELVANVSHELRTPITALNGVLENLVDGVEDPDPATLKTALQQTERLATLVEELLDLSRLDAGEIPLHKTTFSLSSLLSEAVSEAALVRGVRFTVSVSPPEAVVTADRGRLFQVVANLLENAARHGPAGGSVEVLAEVRPGEVRIDVCDEGPGIAPADRERVFERFTRGERSGGGTGLGLAIARWAVELHGGTIGVVAAGAGSRIRVTLPTG, from the coding sequence GTGAACCTCGTGCCGCGGCCGCTGGACCGGATCCGGTCGATCAAGCTGAAGCTGGCGATCCTGATGGTCGCGTCCGGCGGGATCGCGTTCGCGTTCTTCAACTGGCAGATCGGCTGGCTGCCGCCGAGGACGACGGTCACGGCGATGGTGCTGGCGCTGCTGTTGTCCCAGGTGCTGGCCCACGGCATGACCCGCCCGCTGCGCGAGATGACGGCGGCGGCGCGCGCGATGGCGAAGGGCGACTACACGCGCCGCATCCGCGCGACGACCCGGGACGAGGTGGGCGAGCTGGCGAGGGCGTTCAACCAGATGGCGGCCGACCTGGGCGACGCGGACCGCCAGCGCCGCGAGCTGGTGGCCAACGTGTCCCACGAGCTGCGGACCCCGATCACGGCGTTGAACGGGGTGCTGGAGAACCTGGTGGACGGGGTCGAGGACCCGGACCCGGCGACGCTGAAGACGGCGTTGCAGCAGACCGAGCGCCTGGCGACGCTGGTGGAGGAGCTGCTGGACCTGTCGCGCCTCGACGCGGGCGAGATCCCGCTGCACAAGACGACGTTCTCGCTGTCGTCGCTGTTGTCGGAGGCGGTCTCGGAGGCGGCCCTGGTACGCGGCGTGCGGTTCACGGTGTCGGTGAGCCCGCCGGAGGCGGTGGTGACCGCGGACCGCGGCCGGCTGTTCCAGGTGGTGGCCAACCTGCTGGAGAACGCGGCCCGCCACGGCCCGGCGGGCGGCTCGGTCGAGGTGCTGGCGGAGGTCCGGCCGGGCGAGGTGCGCATCGACGTGTGCGACGAGGGCCCGGGCATCGCCCCGGCGGACCGCGAGCGCGTGTTCGAGCGGTTCACGCGCGGGGAGCGGTCGGGCGGCGGGACGGGTCTGGGGCTCGCGATCGCGCGGTGGGCGGTGGAACTGCACGGCGGGACGATCGGGGTCGTGGCCGCCGGCGCGGGGAGCCGTATCCGGGTGACCCTTCCGACCGGTTAG